The genomic window TATCGACCTGCATCTGGATAACGGCACCGATTCGATCGTGGCCGTCGGGACCAGCGGCGAGTCCGCAACCCTGGACTGTGACGAGCATTGCCAGGTGATCAAGTACATCATCAAGCGGGTCGCCGGGCGCCTGCCGGTGATTGCTGGCACCGGTGCCAACTCCACCCGTGAGGCCATCTCCCTGACGCGCCGTGCGGCGGAACTGGGTGCTGCGGCATGTTTGTTGGTAACGCCGTATTACAACAAGCCGACCCAGGAAGGTCTGTACCAGCACTTCAAGGCCGTCGCTGAGGCCGTGGCCGTGCCACAGATTCTCTACAACGTGCCGGGCCGTACCGCCTGTGACATGAGCAACGACACTACACTGCGTCTGGCCGAGATCGATAACATTATCGGTATCAAGGATGCGACCGGCAGCGTCGAGCGTGCCCGTGATCTGGTGGCCCGTGCGCCCAAGGATTTTGCGATCTACTCCGGTGACGATGCCACGGCGGTCGAGCTGATTCTGGCCGGTGGTCATGGCAATATCTCGGTGACCGCCAATGTGGCGCCGGCCGAGATGGCCGAGCTGTGCCGTCTGGCACTGGCTGGCGATGCCGATGGCGCCCGTGCGATGCAGAAAAAGCTGATGCCACTGAACACTCAGTTGTTTGTAGAGTCCAACCCGATTCCGGTGAAATGGGCCCTGTACGAAATGGGTCTGATTGGTCCCGGTATTCGTTTACCACTGACGCTGCTGGCCGAGAGCTGTCAGCCGATCGTTCGCAATGCGCTGCGCGAGAGCGGCATCATTCAGGGCTGAACCCATCATGATGAAGAGTCAAACGCTGACCGGTGCGCTACTGGTTGCCGTCGCGGGGCTGTCAGGTTGCAGCTACCTGTCCAGCAACCCGCTGTACGGTGAAGAGGGTCTGGTACGCAACCGCTCCCAGGATTACGAAGCCGCCCAGGCGCAGGCACGGTTGGAGATTCCGCCGCATCTGCAGACCCGTGAGCTGAACGAACAGCTGGTGGTGCCGGTGGTGGGTGATACCGCGACCCTGCGCCAGAATGATTTCAAGGTGCCACGGCCTGAGTTCTTCTATGCCGACACCGGCTCCGAGCGTGTGAACCTGTCACGCCTGGGTGACGAAAAAATTATCGTCGTCGATGAGCCCATCGCCGATGTCTGGCTCAAACTGCAGGATTTCTGGCGTTTCAATGGCATCGAACTGGCCAAGTCCGATCCGCGCCAGGGGCAGATGGAATCCGGCTGGATTCGTGTCGATGGCAAGGAATACAGTTTTGCCGACCGCTGGATCAAGAAGCTGTCTTTCCAGGACATCGAAACCGATACCCGCAACAAGCTGCGCATCAGCCTGAAACCGGATCCGGAAAACTACGCCCGTACCTCCATCCGTATCGATCATGTGGCGTTTCCGTTCAGTCAGCAGGTCGATTCTATCGACTGGAGTGCTCAGGCCAGCGATGTCGGCTACAAGAGCGACATGATGTTCGACATGCTGCGCTATCTCAGCAAGGCCACGGCCGACTCCAGCGCCCAGAGCCTGCTGGCACTGCAGCAACGCGAGACGGGGCGCCCGCTGCTGGGGCGTGATTCGCGTGGTAATCCGACGCTGAAGATCGAAACCCCGATTGATAATGCCTGGAAACTGATTGATGGTGCACTTACGGCGGCGGAGCTGGACGTAGGTACGCGGGATCAGGAGCGCGGCATTTTCTATCTGACCTATACCACCACAACGCCGGTGGACGATCCCAAAAAGGCTGGTTTCTTCGAGTGGCTGCACGGCGAGCGTGACGATATCAAGTTTGATACCGGCTTGCTTGAGCGCACCCTGGGCCTTGGCGAGACCGATGCCGATAATGGTATCAGCTACAGCGCCAAGACGACCGACCGTCTGGTTGAGGGCGTGGTGGATCAGAGCGATCTGGCGGATCCCGACAACCTGGCCAACCGTGAAGGCTACAAAATCTGGTTTGCCGGCAAGGTCATCTATGTCTTTGGTGATGATGGCAAGGATGGTGGTCTGAACCGTGAAACCGGCAACTATGAATTCGTGGGCCGCTATCAGCTGCGCATGAACCGTACACGCAGCGGCAGCTATTTGAGTGTCAACACGGCTGAAGGCATAGCGGCGCCCGCTCTGGTAGCAGAAGAAATTCTGTGGAGCGTCAAGGATCACCTGCCCGCAGGCTGAATCTTGGTGCCTTCAGGGGGCGCTCTCGGTGACGACTCAGGCCTAAGCCTGAGCGATAATTGATGACCGATTAACGACAAAGGGGCTGCGGCCCCTTTGTCGTATCTGAGCCAAAGAGTGCATTTAAGAACAGGAGTGGGATTCTATGGAAAAGGCAGTGTTTCTTGATCTCGAAAGCCTGGAAGACATCGACCTGGCCGCGCTGGCGGCTGAGTTTGATAGCTTCGAAACTCACATGGCTACAGCGCCTGCAGAGGTGGCAGCGCGCATTCGGGATGCCGAGGTGGTGCTGGTCAACAAGGTGCGCCTTGATGCAGCAGCGCTGCAGCAGGCGCCAAGACTCAAGCTGATTTGCGTGGTTGCGACGGGCACCAACAATGTGGACCTTGAGGCGGCGCAGCGCCTGGGTATTCAGGTGTCGAATTGTCGCGCCTACGGCAATGATTCCGTGATTCAGCACGTCTTCGCGCTGCTGCTGGCGCTCAGTACGCGCCTGCTGGATTACCACCAGGCAGTGCAGACCGGGCGCTGGCAGCAGGCCGGGCAGTTCTGCTTTCTGGATTTTCCCATCGCAGAGCTCGCTGGCAAGACGCTGGGCATTGTTGGTTATGGCAATCTGGGCCAGGGTGTCGGGCGCATTGCCGAGGCGTTTGGCATGAAGGTCATGATCGCACAGCGCCCGGGTGGGCCCGCTGAAGCGGGTCGTGCGCCGCTGGATGAACTTTTGCCCCAGGTGGATGTGCTGACGCTGCACTGTCCGCTGACCGAACATACTCGCAACCTGCTTGATGCCGCGGCCTTCAGACGCATGAAA from Marinobacterium aestuarii includes these protein-coding regions:
- the dapA gene encoding 4-hydroxy-tetrahydrodipicolinate synthase: MITGSIVALVTPMQINGDVDWDALDKVIDLHLDNGTDSIVAVGTSGESATLDCDEHCQVIKYIIKRVAGRLPVIAGTGANSTREAISLTRRAAELGAAACLLVTPYYNKPTQEGLYQHFKAVAEAVAVPQILYNVPGRTACDMSNDTTLRLAEIDNIIGIKDATGSVERARDLVARAPKDFAIYSGDDATAVELILAGGHGNISVTANVAPAEMAELCRLALAGDADGARAMQKKLMPLNTQLFVESNPIPVKWALYEMGLIGPGIRLPLTLLAESCQPIVRNALRESGIIQG
- the bamC gene encoding outer membrane protein assembly factor BamC; amino-acid sequence: MMKSQTLTGALLVAVAGLSGCSYLSSNPLYGEEGLVRNRSQDYEAAQAQARLEIPPHLQTRELNEQLVVPVVGDTATLRQNDFKVPRPEFFYADTGSERVNLSRLGDEKIIVVDEPIADVWLKLQDFWRFNGIELAKSDPRQGQMESGWIRVDGKEYSFADRWIKKLSFQDIETDTRNKLRISLKPDPENYARTSIRIDHVAFPFSQQVDSIDWSAQASDVGYKSDMMFDMLRYLSKATADSSAQSLLALQQRETGRPLLGRDSRGNPTLKIETPIDNAWKLIDGALTAAELDVGTRDQERGIFYLTYTTTTPVDDPKKAGFFEWLHGERDDIKFDTGLLERTLGLGETDADNGISYSAKTTDRLVEGVVDQSDLADPDNLANREGYKIWFAGKVIYVFGDDGKDGGLNRETGNYEFVGRYQLRMNRTRSGSYLSVNTAEGIAAPALVAEEILWSVKDHLPAG
- a CDS encoding 2-hydroxyacid dehydrogenase encodes the protein MEKAVFLDLESLEDIDLAALAAEFDSFETHMATAPAEVAARIRDAEVVLVNKVRLDAAALQQAPRLKLICVVATGTNNVDLEAAQRLGIQVSNCRAYGNDSVIQHVFALLLALSTRLLDYHQAVQTGRWQQAGQFCFLDFPIAELAGKTLGIVGYGNLGQGVGRIAEAFGMKVMIAQRPGGPAEAGRAPLDELLPQVDVLTLHCPLTEHTRNLLDAAAFRRMKNSALLINVARGGIVDEAALAEALRTGEIAGAATDVLSVEPPREGNPLLDSGIPNLIVTPHNAWGSREARQRIIGQTLDTVQAFKRGEALRAVC